In the genome of Dyadobacter fermentans DSM 18053, the window CCGACAGCAGCTGCGTTCCCACTACGGACAATGCAATGTGATGTTTTACGCCCGCTTCCTTCTCAGCAGCGAGCAGGTTGCGGCCCGATGTGGTGAAGAAATCCAGCACGGCCTGGTCTTCAAACGAGGGAGAGTTAGCAACGTCTATCACGATGTCGGCCCCCGCCAATGCCTCTGCCAACCCTTCACCGGTGATGGTGTTGATGCCCGTGGCGGGTGATCCTGCAATTACTTCATGGCCCAGGCTGGTGAGATTGTTCACGACCTTGGACCCGATGAGTCCGCTGCCGCCGATTACTACGATTTTCATGTGAGTTTGTGTTTTGGTTTGAAAACAGTAGGATAGATTCAATAGCTGTGCCATCTGATTAACTTATTTAAAATCAAATATTTATGTGATTTTTAGGGCTAAAAATCACGCGATATTTCGTCTAATGGCAGGAATCTGCATTACATATCGCGCGACAGTGCGCCGAGGTAGTCTTTCTTGCGGATGCCGAGTTTCTTGATTTTGGAATGCAGCGTGGTAGCGGGCATACCGAGGTATTCGGCCGCGCCGCCGCGCCCGGCCAGCTTTCCGCCGCACCGCCGGATCGTTTCGATAATGTGCAGCCGTTCCACGTCTTCCAATGTCCCAACAAGCGCCGCCGACCGCGCTTGCGTCTGTCCTTTGTCGGGCAGGTATACTTCCTGGATCACCGGCTCGGTCGTCAGGAGCACACTGCGTTCTATCAGGTGTTCGAGCTCGCGGACGTTGCCCGGCCAGGGGTAGCTGGTAAGCTCTTGCATGGCTTTCGGGGAAATTTTCCTGATTTTCCTTCCGGTAGCCTTGCTGTACCGGTCTACAAACAGGTTGGCGAGTGGCGGAATGTCGTCGCGCCGGTCGCGGAGAGGGGGAAGGTGGATCGGGAACACGTTGAGCCGGTAATACAGGTCGGAGCGGAACCGGCCGGCGTCCACTTCTTCGGCCAGGGTGCGGTTGGTGGCTGCAATGATGCGCACGTTCACTTTCACGGTCGTTTTCCCGCCGATCCTTTCCAGTTCTTTTTCCTGCAACACGCGCAGCAGTTTTACCTGCGCTTCCAGCGGCATTTCGCCGATCTCGTCGAGGAAGAGCGTGCTGTTGTCGGCCAGTTCGAATTTGCCGATGCGGCGTTCCAATGCACCCGTAAATGCGCCTTTTTCATGCCCGAACAGTTCACTTTCGATCAGGTTGGCAGGTAACGCCGCGCAATTGACCTTGATCATCAGCTTGTCTTTGGGGCGAGGTGTTGTGGATCGCGCGGGCGATGAGTTCCTTGCCCGTGCCGGTTTCTCCCGTAATGAGCACGGTGGAGCTCGATTCCGACACCATCGAAATCAATGAGTACACCTGCTGCATTTCCGGGCCGCTGCCCACAATTTCGTCAAAATTATAGGTGCGCTTGATTTGCTCTTTCAGCTGGCTGTTTTCCATTTCGAGCATCCGCTTGTAGGCCAGGATTTTCTCATTGGCCTGAATGTTGGCAATGGCGGTCGAGATTTGGGAACAGATACCTTGCAGCAGCTCGCCCTGAATGCTGTCCGTCAGTAGCCATAGCGTGCCCATATCGGACTGCGCGCTGCGGAGCGGGGCAGCGAACATATACCGTCGGCCGCTACGTTGCCAGAGTTGCAGGAATGCATTGCCGGGGCAAATGCGCATTTCTTCGGCCAGGTCCAGTACCAAATGCCGTTCCGCGGCCAGCACCCGCGCGGCAAGCGGTTCGTGAATGGAGGCGGATACTTGCACCAGCGCATCGAGCTGCCCGCCCGCGTTTTCGAACAGTGAACTGTCATACATAAAGGGTGTCAGCGTGATGCCGTCGTCGCCGATCAGGCTGATCATCGCCAGTTTGACATTCATCATGCGGCTAAGCACTTTGTAAACGGCATTTTTCAGATCTTCCTTTGTCCGCACGCGGGCAACGTCGTTGCTGAAATTGAGCAAAAATGTCTTCTCCCGTTCCCGCTCCGCGATTTCCTCGGCGGCAAGCACGTTCGACATAGCGACCGAGATTTGTGAGCCGATGCCTTGCAGGAGGGAAAAGTCAGCCTGCTCGATCGCGAGCCAAAGCACGCCAAGCGTCACATCGCCGTTGCGCAATGCGATGCCTACCATGGTTTTGATCCCCAATTCCTGCCATAGAAAAAGATACCGGACAGCCAGCCCACGCCGGATTTCGGCGTCAATGTTGATTTGCAGGGGAATAGCATTGCCCAGGACGCGGTTTTGCAAGCCGTCGTCAATGGGGAACTGGCTTTGCGTGAGTTCAATAAATGCATCGGCTCGGATGTCGGCGGAACCGGGCTCGTATACATAGGTAGTCATCGTTTGCCCGTCGGCATTGATTTTCCTGATCCCGAACCCGCGCATGAGGTTGAACCGCACCAGCGTATTGCGCACGGCGGCTGCCAGTTCATCGCGGCTGCGGACGGTGGCCAGGCTGGTGCTGCATTCGAGCAGCACCTCGTTGGTCCATTCCTTTTCGCGGATCTGATCGTTCTTGATAATGTTTGTGACGGCGCTGGAAATTTGCGGTGCAATGCCGTCGATGATGCTGATAAACTCGTCCGTGATGCTTCCCGGGCGGTCGGTGTACATGTGCAGGAAGCCCATTGTTTCATTTTTGCTTTTCAGCGGCGTCATCAGGATTTCCCGAATGCCCCGCTCGTAGTTGACGCGGAGAAATGTCGGGCTTCCGGGTAGGTCCATCACGTCTTCCATTTGGTACAGCACCGGCTTCCCGGCTTCGAGCACGCCTTCGATGAACGTGCCGCTAAGCGGGAAATCCGAGACGACCAGCTCCGAATAGGACGGATGATTCTGAATGGGTGAGGATGCCGGATCGAGCAGAAATGGCCGGTAGCAAGTCCGCTCCGGGTCGATCAGCGTTACGATGGTATGTTTGAAATAAAACAGGTTCTTGATGCGGGAAGAAAAAAGGACGATGAGGTCATTCTTGTCGCGTATCTGCGTAATGTCGTCGCTGAGATCGAGCAGGATCTTGCGCTGTTTTTCCAGGAATTCACGGGCGTTGTCGTCGGGCGTTTTCATGACTTGCTTCAAATGCTGTCCTTCCACTGGTTCAGGAAATGCAGCGCGGCTGTTTTGGTCGGGGTCGGGCTGTTTTCCGACACCGATCCCGAAGTGGCAATGCCCAGCACGAGGCTTTCGGCTGCGTCCATTCCGCTTTCGAGGCCCAATGCGTACCCTTCGATGAAGTTGGCCCGTTCCTGCGGGTTGTGCGTGTGTGCGGGCACAGGCGGCCGGACCACTTCGAAATGCGACGTTTCGGTAAGCAGCAGCGCCCGGGATTCGGAATAAATGGCGAGGCGCGACACTTCCATCGTTTGAAAAACGGAACGGTACCGCGCGCGGGCATCGGGATGGGCGAGGTCAAAGGGTGGCACCTGTTTGCCGCTGAACAGCAGCGACCATAATGCCTGGGCCTCCTGTTCTTCAAGTGCGAGGGTGACATTCCCGGTTTTGGCAAAACTGGCCATTACATCCATGATTTCGTCTACATCAAAAAAGTGGCGGGCCGCAGGATTGCCGAGGTAAAAAATGAATTCCCAATCCCGCCTGCCGAGCGGCCGGATGACGTCGGCGAGCATGCCGTACCAGATATCCGTAGCCTGGCCGATGTCCGACCACTCGGAAAAGGGGATCGTGCGGGTGTTGGCGAAAAGCGATTTCAGGCGGTCAATGCCTGCGTGTAGAGTAATGTCGCGCCACCGGGAGACAGACGGCGCGTTGGCCGCGACGGGCACATTCGCGCCGCTGCGTATGCCCAGGGATTGCAGCAGGTCTGTGTCGGCGCCGGAGAAAATGCGGGTGCTGAAATCCGCTTCGGAAAGCGCCTCTGCTTTCTGCCGGACAGAGAGCAGCAGGGAGCGGTCGGCTCCTGCGGGTAAGAGTTGATGGTTCATCCTATTGCTTTTGAGTTGGAATGTACTCTAAAAGTCAATAGTTGTGCCGAAAGCTAGTTGGCTGGTTCTGAGTGCTTATGATACTTTTTGAGGCTTTTGTATTCACTGTATTTCGTGAATCCGCGAAACGGTCGCGAAATACAGTGAATGCACGGCGGGAGCTGGTCACACCTTCGCTGTCAGCGATTGCAGGTACTGGGCAAAGGGGATTTCGCCCAGCAGGGCCTTGCCTTCCGGCACCAGGGCCGATTGCGGCACGGTAGCGCCGAAATATTCGCTTCTGTCATTGGCTACAAGCGTTCTGGGGTCGCCCGTTGCCTCGATATATGCTTTGACAAACTGGCTCATAGGTGCACGGTCGGGGCCGGCAATTTCGACAATGCCCCCGGCAGGCTCGGCAACCGCGAAACGCGACACAAACTGCGCCACGTCCTCGGCGGCGATCGGCTGGAAATCCGTACCGGAAATAAGCACTTCGCTGCCCTGGGTGGAACCTGCGGCAATGGCCGGCACAAATTCCTGGAACTGTGTGCAACGGATGATCGTATACGGCAGACCGGATTTTTTAACCAAATCCTCCTGAATCATTTTCGCCCGCATGTAGCCCATGTTGCCAAGCAAATGCGTGCCCACAATGGAAAGGATGAGGTGGTGCTTCACGCCCGCGAGGATTTCGGCAGCAAGGATATTCCGGCCTACCGTTTCAAAAAACCGGATCACCGGCTCCTCTTCGAACGACGGCGAATTGGAAAGGTCGATCACGACGTCTGTGTTTTCCAGCGCATCGGAAAGCCCCTCGCCGGTGAGGGCGTTTATACCCGTAGAGGGCGAGCCCGCAATGACCGTGTGACCTTGCTGACGCAGTTTTTTCGCCACATTTGACCCGATCAGCCCTGTACCGCCAATGATTACAATTTTCATGATTTTGAATTTATGAAGTTTTAAGAATCGTGTTGTGATAATGATAGCTGTTATTATAATGCCAAACATTTAAGTGGTTGCTGGTCAATGAAGTAAGTGAGATGCTGCCAATCATTTTCTGACTGTATTTCGTCAAAACACGATAGGCGACACGCTATTACGGCAAATCAAACGATTGGCCGCTGCTGCGGATGCGGACGCGCGGCTCCTGTAAATACGGATAAAAGCCCGCCCGTCTAGCCACGATATATCGTAGTCCGGTCAACCGTCTGACGAAATATCGGTGATTTTTTAAGGTAATTTATTATTTAAATAGTTGATAATAAAAGGATTGTGTGATTGGTATATGCATTGCTAT includes:
- a CDS encoding SDR family oxidoreductase, coding for MKIVIIGGTGLIGSNVAKKLRQQGHTVIAGSPSTGINALTGEGLSDALENTDVVIDLSNSPSFEEEPVIRFFETVGRNILAAEILAGVKHHLILSIVGTHLLGNMGYMRAKMIQEDLVKKSGLPYTIIRCTQFQEFVPAIAAGSTQGSEVLISGTDFQPIAAEDVAQFVSRFAVAEPAGGIVEIAGPDRAPMSQFVKAYIEATGDPRTLVANDRSEYFGATVPQSALVPEGKALLGEIPFAQYLQSLTAKV
- a CDS encoding helix-turn-helix domain-containing protein; amino-acid sequence: MDAGRFRSDLYYRLNVFPIHLPPLRDRRDDIPPLANLFVDRYSKATGRKIRKISPKAMQELTSYPWPGNVRELEHLIERSVLLTTEPVIQEVYLPDKGQTQARSAALVGTLEDVERLHIIETIRRCGGKLAGRGGAAEYLGMPATTLHSKIKKLGIRKKDYLGALSRDM